A section of the Bacillus pumilus genome encodes:
- the sdhA gene encoding succinate dehydrogenase flavoprotein subunit yields MSNSSIIVVGGGLAGLMATIKAAEAGTAVKLFSIVPVKRSHSVCAQGGINGAVNTKGEGDSPYEHFDDTVYGGDFLANQPPVKAMCEAAPSIIHLLDRMGVMFNRTPEGLLDFRRFGGTQHHRTAFAGATTGQQLLYALDEQVRRYEVAGLVTKYEGWEFLGAVLDDEEVCRGIVAQNLTTMEIESFRSDAVIMATGGPGIVFGKSTNSMINTGSAASIVYQQGAHYANGEFIQIHPTAIPGDDKLRLMSESARGEGGRVWTYKDGKPWYFLEEKYPAYGNLVPRDIATREIFDVCVEQKLGINGENMVYLDLSHKDPKELDIKLGGIIEIYEKFMGDDPRKLPMKIFPAVHYSMGGLWVDYDQMTNIKGLFAAGECDYSMHGGNRLGANSLLSAIYGGMVAGPNAVKYISGLEKSAEDLSSATFDSAVKKEQEKWDNILSMDGTENAYVLHKELGEWMTDNVTVVRYNDKLLKTDQKIEELMERYKQININDTASWSNQGAAFTRQLDNMLQLARVITIGAYNRNESRGAHYKPDFPERNDEEFLKTTMATFKGKNQKPAFHYEDVDVSLIAPRKRDYSKKKVEK; encoded by the coding sequence ATGAGTAATTCTAGCATCATCGTTGTCGGAGGCGGCTTAGCTGGTCTCATGGCAACTATTAAAGCAGCAGAAGCGGGAACAGCTGTTAAACTATTTTCAATCGTACCTGTAAAACGTTCGCATTCCGTATGTGCACAGGGCGGAATCAACGGAGCGGTAAATACAAAAGGTGAAGGGGATTCACCTTATGAGCATTTTGATGACACGGTATATGGTGGAGACTTCTTAGCCAACCAGCCGCCAGTAAAGGCAATGTGTGAAGCAGCGCCGTCCATTATCCACTTACTTGATCGGATGGGTGTGATGTTTAACAGAACACCAGAGGGATTATTGGACTTCCGCCGCTTCGGGGGAACACAGCACCACCGTACAGCATTTGCTGGAGCTACAACAGGTCAGCAGTTATTATATGCACTTGATGAGCAGGTTCGCCGCTATGAAGTAGCAGGGCTTGTCACGAAATATGAAGGCTGGGAATTCCTTGGCGCTGTGTTAGATGACGAGGAAGTATGCCGAGGCATTGTCGCTCAGAACTTGACGACAATGGAAATTGAATCCTTCCGTTCAGATGCAGTGATCATGGCAACAGGCGGTCCTGGAATCGTGTTCGGAAAATCAACGAACTCCATGATCAATACTGGATCTGCTGCATCCATCGTCTATCAGCAAGGGGCTCATTACGCAAATGGAGAATTCATTCAAATTCACCCAACAGCGATCCCTGGAGATGACAAGCTTCGTCTCATGAGTGAATCGGCTCGTGGTGAAGGCGGACGTGTTTGGACATATAAAGACGGGAAGCCTTGGTACTTCCTAGAGGAAAAATATCCAGCATACGGAAACCTTGTACCACGTGATATCGCAACGCGTGAAATTTTCGACGTATGTGTCGAGCAAAAGCTTGGCATCAACGGAGAGAACATGGTATATCTCGATCTTTCTCATAAAGATCCGAAAGAACTTGATATTAAACTTGGCGGCATCATTGAAATCTATGAAAAATTCATGGGTGATGACCCACGTAAGCTTCCAATGAAAATTTTCCCTGCTGTTCATTACTCAATGGGCGGATTATGGGTTGATTATGATCAAATGACAAATATCAAAGGTCTATTCGCTGCCGGAGAATGTGATTACTCTATGCACGGCGGAAACAGACTTGGTGCAAACTCACTGCTTTCAGCCATTTACGGCGGAATGGTCGCTGGACCAAATGCTGTGAAGTACATTAGCGGTCTTGAAAAGTCTGCGGAAGACCTATCTTCTGCAACATTCGACAGTGCTGTGAAGAAAGAGCAGGAGAAATGGGACAACATTCTGAGCATGGACGGAACAGAAAATGCGTACGTGCTTCATAAAGAGCTTGGAGAATGGATGACGGATAACGTCACAGTCGTTCGTTACAATGACAAACTCTTAAAAACAGATCAGAAGATCGAAGAACTAATGGAGCGCTACAAACAGATCAACATCAATGATACAGCTTCATGGAGCAACCAAGGCGCTGCCTTCACACGTCAACTTGACAATATGCTTCAACTGGCAAGAGTCATTACGATCGGGGCTTACAACAGGAATGAAAGCCGAGGCGCACACTACAAACCGGACTTCCCAGAGAGAAACGATGAAGAATTCCTAAAAACAACGATGGCTACGTTCAAAGGAAAAAATCAAAAGCCTGCATTCCACTATGAGGACGTCGATGTATCGTTAATTGCACCTCGTAAACGAGATTACTCGAAGAAAAAGGTGGAGAAATAA